DNA from Nerophis lumbriciformis linkage group LG39, RoL_Nlum_v2.1, whole genome shotgun sequence:
attagatatataacaacgggcgggtgcgggcggatgacgggcggatgcggttctgatcaaatgttagatcgggtggattgcggatggttgacgactttctgatgcggttgcggatgaaataattgcctatccgcgcatctctactatatacacatatatatatatatatatatatatatatatatatatatatatatatatatatatatatatatatatatatatatatatatatatatatattatatatatatatatatacataaataaaagaaatacttgaatttcagtgttcattcagtgttcacttgactttcagtgaattctagctatatatatatatatatatatgtatatttattttatcatatatatatatatatatatatatataataaaatatatatatatatatatatatatatatataataaaataaatatatatatagctatatatttattttattatatacatatatatttatatatatatataataataatatatatatatatatatatatatatatatatatatatatataaataataaaatatatatatatatatatatggctagaattcactgaaagtcaagtatttcttatgtgtatatatatatatatatatacaccgtattttccgcaccattagccgcacctaaaaaccacaaatttactcaaaagctgacagtgcggcttttaacccggtgcgctttatatatggataaatattaagattcattttcataaagtttcggtctcgcaacttcggtaaacagccgccatcttttttcccggtagaacaggaagcgcttcttcttctacgcaagcaaccgccaaggtaagcacccgcccccatagaacaggaagcgcttcttcttctactgtaagcaaccacccgcccccggaagaagaagaagcgcgcggattttcgtttcatttcctttgtgtgtttacatctgtaaagaccagaccacaaaatggctcctactaagcgacacgcatATAACGCagaacttccacccatggtgatattcaaaaggaagaccttgccaaaagagacctttccagccggcgtcatcataaaagctaactcgaagggatggatgaagaaaagatgagcgagtggttaaggtaagtttaagtttacgcgaagaggccgggtggcttttttcacgcagctccgtccatgttgatatacgactctatgcgcgcccacatcacagatggtgtcaaaaaacaagtgaagcacacaaatacaacactcgccgtcattccgggtggattaaccaaagaactccaaccgctggatattggtgtcaacagggcattcaaatcacgactgcgaacggcgtgggaacaacggatgaccgaaggcgaacacaccttcactaagacagggagacagcgccggacgacatacgccaacatctgccagtggatcgtaaatgcctgggcagatatttcggtcacaactgtggtccgagctttccggaaggcaggattcacagaactgctggacaacagcgacactgactccgatgacttcgacgagacggaaccggacattttggatcccacatttgcccaacttttcaattcggacaccgaagacgaagaattcgaaggatttacgaatgaagaataacttcagaaagtgagcgttatgtttattttgtgtgttgtgacattaacgttcgagcaacattatgttgctattgctctgcactattttgaattttactatgtttgtgattgcacatttgcgtacattttgggacagagttgttagaacgctggtttttaatatattattaaagtttgactgacctatctgactgtttttttgacattccctttagcgcagcgtaggcgcggcttatagtccggggcggcttataggtggacaaagttttgaaatatgccattcattgaaggtgcggctaataacccggggcggcttatagtgcggaaaatacggtgtatatatatatatatatatatatagctagaattcactgaaagtcaagtatttcatatatatatatatatatatatatatatatatatatatatgaaatacttgacttggtgaattctagctgtaaatatactcctcctctcttaaccacgcccgcaaccacaacccccccccccccccccccccgaccacgccccccccccacctcccgaaatcagaggtctcaaggttggcaagtatgcattacgcAGTGTTTCCAGCATGCTAAGCTAAAACCTCACCTCCAGGTTCCCCTATTGTGCAATAGTGACTTTTTAACGTGGTCCTAACTTGTTGTGTACCGTTcagatattgatatcggatattaaagttaaagttaaagtacccacgattgtcacacacacactaggtgtggcgaaattattctctgcattcgacccgtcacccttgatcaccccctgggaggtgaggggagcagtgagcagcagcaaatacaaattaaatacacagaggacataagtaaaggaaattaaatgagctcaaatatagctacaaatgacgcataatgatgcaatatgtacacacagttaGCCTgaatagcatattagcatcgattagcttgcagtcatggattgaccaaatataccTAAATagtatcaataaaatcaacaaagctcacctttgtgcattcacgcacagcataaaacgtttggtggacaaaatgagacaaagcaggagtggcataaaacacgcctttctgtggcagcgtcggagaaatttgttcatgtaaacaaactacgacgagttcaagggtggctgaaattagtaggacaaaacggtgcttaaagttaaaagttaaagttaaagtaccaatgattgtcacacacacacaaggtgtggtgaaatgtgtcctctgcattggacccatccccttgttcacccccagggaggtgaggggagcagtgggcagcagcggtgtcgcgcccgggaatcatttttggtgatttaacccccaattccaaaaccttgatgctgagcgccaagcagggaggtaatgggtcccatttttttttatagtctttggtattatcggccgataaatgctttaaaatgtaatatcggaaattatcagtatcgttttttttttattatcggtatcgtttttttcttttcttttttcaatttttttaattaaatcaacataaaaaacacaagatgcacttacaattagttttttattttttcttatttttttttttatataaagaaatacaatcatgtgtgcttactgactgtatccctgcagactgtattgatatatagtgtatatattgtgtttttatgttgatttaattagaaaaaaaaaaaaaaaagtatttatttattttttttttttttttttcttgtgcggccaatCGGTCCCgcgacccggtggttggggaccactgcactaatagcactaacctttaacagttaattttactcattttcattaattactagtttctatgtaactgtttttatattgttttactttatttatcttattttattttattattattttttttttaaggaccttatcttcaccatacctggttgtccaaattaggcataatattgtgttaattccacgactgtatatattggtatcggttgatatcggtatcggtaattaagagttggacaatatcggaatatcggatatcggcaaaaaagccattatcacaagtataaaaactaccttttttaaagtaataattttttacttcaagcatgaaaaaacaaatcatgatgctgagcgcatatcattatgtcaagataatggcactagcatttaattaatttaagaatatttttcagcatattgagcaaaaaaggtctaattttttttcctacctattagtgagaatatacttattttaaggtatttttgggttcattgaggttagctaattttacttgttttggaaagtcttgacaagccgaattttcttgttctattggcagagaattttgcttagttcaagtaaaatatccctcatttttgtatttttttttcttgtttttgaacactgacttttgaaAGTGTGTATTTTTAGACACTTTCCAAGCTGCAGATGGTGGACAGCAAGTGGTGACAGGAAGACAAACCTACCGGGAGTCTGAATGAGCGTGAGACACGGCGACGACCTCCTCCACTCGTCTTTCCTCAGCTTCCAGGCGTCTCCTGCACCTTTCGCCGGGCCGACGGGGCCCCAGTTGGCGGGGTTGCATTGCGCGGCCTCCTGAGGGAGCCCCAAGCTCCATTTCCTGACAGCCGGCGGCGGCGAGACGGGCTCCTCGCTTGGCTTGTCGCAGAGTGGGAAGACATCGCCGTGGCAGCTCAGCGGCCTCTTGGGTTTTTGTCCAGGGAGCTCCGAGGGAGGAGGGACGAGAAGTCTCAGTGTGGACGCGTGAACCTCTGGATTAGTTTCTAGGTGGCGTCCTTGACTCCGTGACCCGTCTGTGTCCTCTGGTTGCTTAGCTGGACTGTAGCTCCCCTTGTGCTCGGTGACTTTAATGATAGCGGCCTTTCTCCGGTGGACCGCCGTGTCCACAGAAGCCGGACGGGGGCTGAGCGTGGTCCTCTGTTCGACCACTTTGACGATGGTGGGCTTCCTCTGTAATCCACCGGAGGTTCGGTCCATGAGCTCCCCAGGCGAAGATTGGCGGTCGTACGTGGTGAGACTGGAAGATCTGACGACTTTCCTGCTGGAGATGGTGATGGAGGAGAAACCCACTTTGTTGCGGGGGACGAGGGTGGTGGCGGCGGAGCTGGTCTGGATGTGCAAGGGTTGGAGGCTGTTACGCCTTGGTGGTTGGGCCGGCGGCGCCACCGGATGCCCGCTGCTCGCCCTGCGCAGGGGGACAAACACCTTGAACAACTCGGACCTTGTCCGAGAACTACGCTCAGGGGGTTCTTTCCGACTGTGGGGAGGTTCGGAGGATCGGTTGCTATTCCAGCCTCTTCTCAGAGCATGCCAGATTCTGGGTTTTTCAGACTCACAGCTCCGTTTATCCGGCACCTGTAAAGCACAGTGGGGGTGTTAATGGTCTTCCCTTGTCTTGACGTTTATTAGCTTCAACCACAAACAGAACAAGGCGTCAATTGCTGAGAGGCTGCTAAATAAAACATAGCACTGCttgatcatcaatcaatcaatcaatgtttatttatccttcgtcttgtgttagggtcggtaccgacccgttttagtttttaaatgcataaaagaaccacataaatttatttatttgcatcaaggctttttgactttgtcaggaacctctatttcaacaaaataaaacagttttcccccccccactaaattataaaatgttctggttgaaattatgaccttggtgttgttagggtcggtttcgacccagttataaaaataagattataaagcaataattagagccaaaactgaacacaccgacagccagctcctctcccaatcatgtgagctttaggggattctcattttaccctgttatccagtacaaaaacaaacaaagacaggcatgtgaggtcaattcagtatagagttggtgacttgcagagtgcacatctccaatttgcagcatgcaaaaatgaaaaaaagatttacagtgagagaaattctggataatatttttggtgaaaatgagggagaggacacagagcagcatagtgatacggatgaacaggtttctgaggaggagtatcatccagaagacacagacacatctgatgagtctgatgaggaggtcataccaaagactataaaaaatgggacccagcaatgattgtcacacacacactaggtgtggcgaaattattctctgcatttgacccatcacccttgatcaccccctgggaggtgaggggagcagtgggcagcagcggtggccgcgcccgggaataatttttggtgatttaacccccaattccaagccttgatgctgagagccaagcagggaggtaatggctcccatttttatagtctttggtatgactcggccggggtttgaactcgcaacctacccatctcagggcagacactctaaccactaggccactgagtaggtctgagggttaaattgggggttaaatcaccaaaaaggatttccgggcgtggcaccgctgctgcccactgctcccctcacctcccagggggtgaacaaggggatgggtcaaatgcagaggacacatttcaccacacctagtatgtgtgtgacaatcattgctactttaactttaacttaacttaacttgatttgctgttgtttgtttgaccttgcaaatctatattttgtgttatgacttgttctgcttttcattttgtgtttgtcttaaagcatacttgccaaccttgagacctccgatttcgggaggtggggggtgggggcgtggttaagatagatatatatataagaaatacttgactttcagtgaattctagctatatatatacatatatatatatatatatatatatatatatatatatatatatatatatataaataaataaaataaatacttgaatttcagtgttcgttTACAaacttgtcatgacttggtccggggtgtttgcttttccaggatgcagcggaaagttggcacgggcgagacgggaatggaggtacatgatttatttatatttataaaaaaaaaggaataaatgaaagcgcgcacagtggcggagaataaactatgaaaaacaaaaagactataaacatggaaccaaaacttactgtgacaagggacatgaagcaggatcatagaggaatggacagagcataaatgtggtgcggtatggggtgcgaggtcgtcagaaaaacaaactgaaaaacactgaacttaaatactacagacatgattaacgaaaacaggtgcgtgactcaagacgtgaaacaggtgcgtgacgtgacaggtgaaaactaatggttgctatggtgaccagacaagggagtgaaaagacggaaactaaacaaaacatgacttaaaacaaaacatgataatacagacatgacaaaactacaactcacaaacactttagagttaggctccaccatcagaatgtgtacttaaacttataaagatcacatggatattattcagtgagttgattcaccaaaactaacctgttatacaggaggaaaaagcacacaggacgttttaattgttcacagactggtcgcgctcatcagaatgacaagccactaaagcaggtgatagcattcaattgggaagaaacgccctactgccccctactgaccaatgtgaatactgataaatgtgtaatgacagctccaaaaacgaattcaaaccacaaaataaaataaataaatcaacacaaaaatgtgacacat
Protein-coding regions in this window:
- the lg39h10orf90 gene encoding (E2-independent) E3 ubiquitin-conjugating enzyme FATS isoform X2 translates to MHQDEERSHRKTWRTHDQGSPVIKQVPDKRSCESEKPRIWHALRRGWNSNRSSEPPHSRKEPPERSSRTRSELFKVFVPLRRASSGHPVAPPAQPPRRNSLQPLHIQTSSAATTLVPRNKVGFSSITISSRKVVRSSSLTTYDRQSSPGELMDRTSGGLQRKPTIVKVVEQRTTLSPRPASVDTAVHRRKAAIIKVTEHKGSYSPAKQPEDTDGSRSQGRHLETNPEVHASTLRLLVPPPSELPGQKPKRPLSCHGDVFPLCDKPSEEPVSPPPAVRKWSLGLPQEAAQCNPANWGPVGPAKGAGDAWKLRKDEWRRSSPCLTLIQTPEPHQSPEDVLALNAAAIIANIKLQRQLSQKKTSHRNLEGESAASLQGNPDGEEHKKKNPVDGSCDIERDTLPVPPSPDLPTPCETISLQEALKRSRPHFITRSQERVQQLGRRAQERRRRSKTAGPQTHAPRRQRGAQKAWSTNGHLSKPTEGVSAAAGKAKELRTNRLLTEVKKKKEEEKKKKEACLTNRQRVELFKKKLLDQILHRSSS
- the lg39h10orf90 gene encoding (E2-independent) E3 ubiquitin-conjugating enzyme FATS isoform X1 produces the protein MMVEGPLNQSQMSTLHSPTQVKLKQPITPTFQKSGGSVNMHQDEERSHRKTWRTHDQGSPVIKQVPDKRSCESEKPRIWHALRRGWNSNRSSEPPHSRKEPPERSSRTRSELFKVFVPLRRASSGHPVAPPAQPPRRNSLQPLHIQTSSAATTLVPRNKVGFSSITISSRKVVRSSSLTTYDRQSSPGELMDRTSGGLQRKPTIVKVVEQRTTLSPRPASVDTAVHRRKAAIIKVTEHKGSYSPAKQPEDTDGSRSQGRHLETNPEVHASTLRLLVPPPSELPGQKPKRPLSCHGDVFPLCDKPSEEPVSPPPAVRKWSLGLPQEAAQCNPANWGPVGPAKGAGDAWKLRKDEWRRSSPCLTLIQTPEPHQSPEDVLALNAAAIIANIKLQRQLSQKKTSHRNLEGESAASLQGNPDGEEHKKKNPVDGSCDIERDTLPVPPSPDLPTPCETISLQEALKRSRPHFITRSQERVQQLGRRAQERRRRSKTAGPQTHAPRRQRGAQKAWSTNGHLSKPTEGVSAAAGKAKELRTNRLLTEVKKKKEEEKKKKEACLTNRQRVELFKKKLLDQILHRSSS